Within the Glycine max cultivar Williams 82 chromosome 12, Glycine_max_v4.0, whole genome shotgun sequence genome, the region ACAGTTGAAGATTGGAAGAAACAAAGAAGCAACCTCTGAGGTAAGTGttcaacattttaattaaagcCTGCTACTAACAGTACCACACCAAACAAAGAGGTAAGAAACAAAGTAACTCGCACGAGCTCTTGCAATAGCAACTGCACGCCTGCACCTGCACCTGTCATTCAACCTTCTTTTTGCATGCTTTCCAACAACTTCAAAATGCCACTGCATGAAATTCCAGCACCAGACCTTTTAGCCAACAGAATCTATGCTTACCACTAAACTACATTTATGTTTTAGCTATATGATGtccaaacaaatatatatatacctataattttatcacaatagatatatttatttataatattgtaattatattataataaatatatttataatatattataattcttttatcattattatgtaTTAATTGAATCAAACAAGTCAATCAATGATCTATTATTTCAACCTTTGATTCATATCTTGATTGGATCAATCGCTAGTAAGTTCttcaaactataataataatgacaaaaacaataaaaaaaaacatggctgaaagttcacctccgaatattattttctaaaaagagcagttgatttttttaaattgaactaTTAAACagttcaattcaaattttattttataccgtTAATTCAGTTCTTTTTAGTCATTGCTATTagttcaattaaatttgttaaaataaaagtaaggtGCCCTTgggtaataataaaaaaaattgagtactGTATGATTAAAAAAGactctaaatttaaattttaagattttgagttaaaatgttttctttaaGTTTATTTTCCATTGATATAAATCTTTGGAATGTTTACTTACCAATGTATTtcccaacaaaattaattacTGGTCAATAACACCTTGCATGTAAAAGGCTAAATACAAAAGAAACATATAATTAAGGAGTGTTTGGTAGactctatatataaaaaaggacTCCCATGCATGTAAGTGGATACCTTCCTTTTTGCTTGAAGAGAAGGAGATGTCAAGTCAGGTGCTATTCATCAGAGCAAGGAACAGAGCGATCCGTCTTAGTGGGTTGGTGCTGAACATgaacagtaaaataaaaataactaacttattaaaaaaatactaattgaaGCATTTCTACGTTCTAccaccaatttttttcttaatagttGAACTGATTTAAGCAAATTTATAGTCCATCAATTTTCGTATAATTGAGATCAATGCTCTTGGTGGTTCATTAATTTTTCGATTGAAATAGATGATCTAACTCAGTTTACTGGCATCATTGCTCAAGTAAGCttggtaattaattttataacctCCATTCGTCGTACCAATGCATCCCATCTCCCCTTCCCCAGCTAGGCAAGTGCTAGTTTTAGGGTTACCCCACTCGATAGTCCTTATCTAATTAACAtcatcatatttaaatttgatttgcaTCAGAGCCAAATATGTTCATTAACGTTTATTTGTTTAACTCTTATCTCGAACAAATTAAGGTTGTAGATGACGTTAAATATTGGGCTAATTGTAAAATTGTCATTgggtattataaatttaattaaaatattcgtAAGTAGATGAGtggattttgatatttttttgcaaGGTGAAGAACTTGATTCTTAGTCCCAAAAGGAAGCAATACAAGGttagtttgagaaaaaaaaaaaaaaaaaaaggttacccCTAGCCCATGGGTGTTctatcaaaaatcaaaatagttggacaaaatatttaagtaaaacactaaaaaaaagaataaaaataaaaaaactcagtctaacttttttttttgggtcaaCAAATCTCAGTCTAGCTTAGTTGACCCATCCTGACATGAACTTGCTCTCCTATTGTGTGTTGGtttagaaaatggaaaaaaaagagttaattaaagtaaaatgtaaaagatattaatatcactaaaaaatattaaaaaaaattcaatattattttcatattttcttccAAACACGTGGATTGACCACAGGACAAACTAGTCCATAAGTCCTAAAACCTCATGATTAAATTACttccttaaatatattttaatgttataaGTAAGCTACgtcaaaaaaatgttattagaaAGCAAAAATGTGTCCATATTTTAaagcaataattaattttaaatgttttaatatgAATTATCTAAGTAAATTGtttaaaactaatatttatttactctaataatatataaataggtGAAGAAAACATAAAGCAACCCATTATTCTGAATAAGTTACAAGTTACAAGTCCCACAAGATTAGGATAGACGCCTCTTGGCTAAATACCGTGTAAATAAGTGGTCATATAAATATTGTGTAACCTTGCTTTAGGTATTAAATATTTTGggttgtattaaatatttattgtatgtAGAGTTAGGTATCCTTTGTGTCTTAcatatatcaatataatttatcttttgtcgattaaaaaagaaattctgAATAGCTACCTTACAGGTTACAAGTCGCACAAGATTAGGATAGACACCTGTAGGCTAAATACCTAACTCGTTGTGGGCTAATGCGCTTTAGGCCCAACCTCCACCGAACTCATATAAATGGTTGAATAGGCTTTTTTGGTCACCTTAGCCCATATTTAAATTACTGTTCAAGAATAAGGTTTTTCCAACCTAAACTACAAAAAGTATACCTTGACatgataaaagaataataataacaataatttcaGCATAAAATAAGACAAAGATTGTACAAACTACAAAGCATAGCTTGACATGGTAAAAGTAAAACATCAATTTCTGCTACACTTTGCAGTTTGCAAGACATAAAGTTTGACACGGTCAATATCAAggggataaaatgaaaatattaaaacagcGAAAAAAACAAGTTAACTGAGGAGAAATAACAacatatatttatgtataataataataataataataataataataataataataataataataataataataataataataaaggtcAACTTTCAACGTGAGAAATAAGGAAGTAAGAAGACGGCCAAGTAGCCAACTGCCCATGTAAATGAAATTCATGAAACACATAAGGAAACTTCCAAGAAAGTGAATTACCAAAAGTAACCCAAAAACTCTACTTGGTAACGCGTTAGTACAATATGGGAAAGGGCATTTCTGTCCAGAGGTGAATGTTCCAAACGTTGTCTTATCTTATCGTAATATAAAAATCGCCGTACGCGTCACGGTGgcaattaatttgaaaaatcaacGCAACACGGTTAATCGCTTATATAGCCCAATTTTCACTACCCCTCCTCATATTTCTTCACATTCTCAGAACGCAATCAATTGCAGCCAGAAAACTAGAGAGCATAGAGACAAAGACAAGatgggagaagaagaaggttgcgAATGCAGGCCACTGGGTTTCTTGCTCGGATTGCCCTTTGCTCTCTTGGCTTTGATTTTATCTCTTGTGGGTGCTGTTATCTGGGCTCTTGGGTATGCTTTTTTCTATCAAACtttctatctttttctttgttcagTTATTTCACAATgtgtcttttattttgttttatttcaataattttcttcCTTTGGCCCcaattttctgattttttatGGTGAACTGAATTGTGATTATGGGAATTCTCTTATGCAGATCTATATTGAGTTGCTTGTGCCCATGTTGCATTTGCTGTGCTGGATTGGCCAATTTGGCTGTGAGTCTTGTAAAGCTTCCAATAAAAGTTCTTAGATGGTTCACTCGTCAAATTCCTTGCTAGAGCATAATCTTTCCCCTTTTTGATCTTTGTAGCAATTCTTTTCTCTTGTATtggctcttttcttttcttctcttttatctttattcgGATTTGCCTATTGTTGTGATTCATTGGTTTAATTACGATCTTCAACCGTTTATATTTGATTCTTTCTTGTGATCTAAATtatacctctctctctctctctcattctgtcttaaaaaaaaaaatttgatgttgGTATTTCATTCATGTATGACAATCTACATGTATATGATGAATAGCACGTCAGAAACAACCGTTGactcacttttaatttttcctCCCATGAGTCCATTCATTCAAACTTGGTGATTGTGTTGCTTGAAATTCAGAAGGGTATTGGTTATAGAACTATCACTAATGTAACATGATTGTGACCATTTGGGCATAAATGGAGGAGATAATAATGActtcaaagaagaaaaatgtaaagaagTGTTTGTGGCTTTGTGCTAGATTCAACCTATATATTTTTAAGCCAAACATATTATTATTGAACCAGTGCCACGATTTCATGAACAGATACACTATGGAGTTTTTAGACAAGTGGTAGGTATATGTTGATATTGGCATAGTTGTGTCTGATATCGTTAAGATATTAGCATAGGTttgtgtttttagtttttaaaaatttataaactttacTTTCAAAGGTTTACATTAGTTTtagttcttgttttttttaaaaaaaaaatattcaagcgTTCGTTCctatatatgaaaaaagatgTTAGCTTTAAAAAACTAAGtttcgatttttttaaaaaaaatacaagaataaaattattagttttaaaagTCAAGAATaatgtgaaattttttaaatgattaaaaatacaaataatcctatcaatttattcaaaatttattggGTTCAAAACTTACACATATTCCAGGATATATTTgattaggattttaaaagattattttagtaaaaaaaattatgaattttaattttataaaaatgtcatgacttatcaattttttttttaaaaaaacttttatgattaagaattttaatttgaattttaatgaatttatattataagaatttaaaaaatttgaaaagattttataaattcatcatattttaaaaaattacataaatttttaaaacattcaaaACTACaagaatcaataaaaataataataaaatttgaataaaaaataaaactaatataatttttcaattgaattgCTGTGTAATAATAGTTGTAAACGAATTGACTTCTCCGTCATATAGCTTCTTATTCTCCCCTTAAATTCACGAATATGTTTATCTCTCCTACGCAAAACCAAACTTGACGTGCATCCCCTGTCATGATTACAACGGTAATAAGCCAGAGCTGCCCACACATGGGTCTTTGTCGTATGATAATATGAATATCGGTTCAAGAATTGAAAATTGATGAGATTGTATTCTTGGAGGAGAAAGTTATGGAAAACAActaagagaaaatgaattatatatgaTGAAAGAAAGTAtgataattaatagaaaaagaaagaaatctaaggaatttatgattttgaatacTAAAAAATCTCTTTAACTTATAAACAATCTCAATTGAATATTATCAGGTTttgttgttataaaaaaatcctaaaagtCTTGATTGAATATCATAAAAAGGTTCTTGCTCTCatcaggaaaagaaaaataggctCAAGCCAATTTATACGTTCAAAAGGGGCAACAACACATAAACTTGGAGTGATAACCCTAAACACCCTTTCCCTTTCTCTGATATGTGTGACTAGATCTTGGAGAGGAGTTGTGTCGTCGTGGCACAACGGTGGTGGACGGTGACAGGTATTGTTGCAAATGGAAGCACCACCACAAAGCTTGCGATGGAGGTACGTTGAGATGGGAAAGGGGAAGAGAGCCACGCAAAGGCATTGTTGTCACGGCGGCTCATCCCAGCATAGGGACAGAATAGGAGTGACAAAAGAAGATCGCATCATTGCGGCACGACATCTGTGTGCATCATTTTGAGGAACACACAATGTAAAGAGGGGGAGATATGTGTTGTGACACCATCGTCACAGCAACTCTCCGTGGTGACATACAAATCGTGAGGAAGCGAGagagaacaaaaatgaaaaagaaggaaattgcCGCCATCAAATGGACGTCGTTGTCGtcgtgttttttatttttttattttgggggCCTGTGGGGACTTTGGGGACCCACGAGGAGGGGGACAGGGGAAAAAAAATCCCCCACGGCAAGGATCGAGGAAGGGATAGGGGGTCAGTTGGGGGCGAGGGAGTACTCCTCACCCCCAACCTACCTCGTTGACATCCCTAGTACCAAATAACAATGCTCTTTATATAAAACAACGTAAAACCAAcgcaaataaaaaaactcaaattgaAATGCACAACCTGAATatacaaaaaaacaaattgtagTAATTGTAGAATCCAATCACCAACACCACAAAAacaatttgatttctttgaGTAGCTTGGTTCTAGAGTTGTCGTCAACAACCGAAACTCAAAGACATGTTGAAAACTCTATCACGCCTTCACACACGTTGTTGCTCAAATGTCTtgcttttttagaataaaatgaataagaaGTGCTAGGACTAGGAACCTAGTCAACCTATTGGGACTACCATTGGCCCCTAGTGATTGCTATCGGCCCCTACATGCAGGCAAAAAGTCCATTATGTTTTCCATTTCAATTtcctcaccccccccccccccacttaCCTTGGCACTCTtcctcttctctctttctcaaTCCTTCTCTTTCAacctcttccttctccctcttcttTCCTTCCCAAccctcctctttcacttcccaACCCAACCCAACTGCACCAAACCCAACCCATCTCCCTCTCTTTCCCTAACTCATTTTGAggtactattttttctttctttttgcgaGTTTCTGGTCAATGGATTTCTGATTTCGTTGTAGATGTAGCTACAGTGGAATCTCgattctatttatatttttttatggaaaaaaataagtaaCAGAATCACGATTTTGTTACCTTTTTTGGATTTGCAAAATCGCAATGGAATCATAATTTCGTTGTGTCTCTGGAAAACAACACAACAGAATCACAAGTTCGGTGTGTTTGATGAAACACACAATGATGTTGTGATTTCATTGTGTTGTTTTCCAAAGTCACAACGAAATCCTAATTTTTTTGTGCATTATGatgaaacacaaaaaaaaattgtaatttcattgtatattttatttttatttatattttatattttatattacttttagacAAATCTAatgttcttattttattttattgcctcagttaattataattttttattatgaaggattattgactcttttttttttcagatgacTCACATGAAGCAAATGTTGTATATTGTTAGGGATGACCCTTCCTATGAAGGCCTATTGTAGCAAGGGAAAGATGGTACAAAGAGACTTCACAGGGTAACTACATCAGCACACCTACAATAACAGGTAGAGCCAAAGCCACAACCACAACCAAGCCACCTGTTAGTAGGATCATTGGACCTCCATTTGGAGGAGGTTCAGTTAATTTGTCTCTTCTTCATTCGTATAGGGACCACTGTGTTGGTCACATCTAGATCTATTAGGAGCGTCCAAAGGTGAAGCTTGTGAGCCAATGTGCCTAGGTGCTATCGTACCCTACTCATCCGCAAGTTCGGGCATACATAGATCGATCGGAGTTAGCAGCCCTTGTTATGACACAATATCCTGCCTCAAATAAAGGCTTGGTGGATGTCTTTTTGGAGAGGTGACACAAGGAGACATCTTCCTTCCACCTGCATGTCGAAAAGATAATCATCACTCTAGCTGATATGTATTGTTTGCTACACTTGCATGTGACAGGAAAACTCATTGATCATGTCCCCTCACTCTTTGACAAAGaggcaatgaagatcctcctgaTGAGTCAATTGGACATTCTGATAGAGATAGAGGCTTTTACAGCAGTAAATGTAGGTGCTAGGGTGAGGTTGACGTGGCTAGAAGACTTTTACCACCTCTACATTAAGTCAAACTCATATGTTTGGGTTGCGATGACTAATCTCTTGCACTTGATCGATAATACGATATTTATTGACAAGTCCTTGACTCACATCCATGTCGCCTACCTCCAGTACGTCAACAACTTGGATGGTTGCCATGAATACACATTGGAAGTAGTTGCCTACTTGCATTGGTATACCTCTATGACCATCTCTCTTATGTGAGCTAgtataacaaaaagaaatgtagaGGTTATATGACATTACTCATggtaagtaaattatttttgtattttaattttttattactgtaattaattaatgtttttttacaaTCATGGGTGTTTGTGCATATGCTCACTATTGACTACTTAGAGCCGGGGGATTATGTTATGGAGAACCCAGTAACCACTAGATGGAAGCCGTTAAGAGGTACCGAGTGTGTCCTTCCGGTCAAGGAGAGACCAAACGACCTACAAATGGATGTTCTCATGTTGTGTCCATATGAGAACCACATGGATGTGAGATCTTTGGCACAACAGTCCCTTTTCTCTAGCTTCATCATATGTGAGACTAATGTGAGGCCTTATCAttcagaaaaaggtgatgaggCAATTTGGTTGTGTCCAAAAGATTCCACACCAGCCACTTCCCCATCCTACGTATTAGCTTTGTGATTGGGCATGGGAGGAGTGGCAACAACATATCATTCCTCTTGGCGATGTTGTGCCACCTGGGGGTCTTTGGGCTAGCACCTATGACTATCTACCTTGATTTTACAAGCTTTCCCATCCATGTCATTCCACTGGAAGAGGAATAACAACCACATGGTCCTATACATTTACAACCCATCAAAGTACAACCCTAGCCTAGGCAGCCACTAGCAGACTATGTACCAAGTAGAAACTACTCTTGTCAGTAATACAAAATtggattttgttgatttttttttctaaattcccactaaaaaataattactaattgTAAAGTAATTGTTATTGCAGAATTGATTTTGGATAGCGTCAAAAGCTATACGAAGCTTGCTGGATCTCAGAGATATGCTAGAAGGCACGATTCATCATCAACTCATGCAACAAGCTCTAAAATTGTTGCAGGAGGGATTAGCAACTTGGTGTAGCTTAGACACACAAAGACCCAAGAATAAGACTGGTAAGGATGGTGACAATGGTGCTAGAGCTAGTTGACTTTttgtattattatcattattagtaACTTTTGATGTATTATgcacattttttgttgttttgacatttttttagtttatgttgtggttgaattactttttgttttggGTTCATCCATTGTTTAAACAATATGTGCCTAGTAACAACAATTATTACTTCATTTGATTCGTAAAACAAACATCAACAACTAAAGAAACACTGGTAATACaaatttttcttgaataaaaaacaatcagcatacaatttttataaactaaaaatatgacTACATAGATTTATCACACATAAGAATAATGATCTCATCAACATATCTTGGTTTCCTTGGTTTGCGCAATAGGATAAGGATTTCATTTGGAGATCGACCAAAAGTTGCATTCAACTTAATCAGACCTTTGTTACTAAATtatgaaaagatgaaaaatatttttcccacATCATCATCATGTTTAAGCTTCATACACTTGTATTGAACACAACTATCACCTACGTAAATAAGTTGACGGTAAGAAAGATCAAGTAAAATTCTACAACTTCCGATGACATCCATAATTGTTTTCCTTAAAGCATTAAGAAACATATCTTCACTTATTGTAACAACTTTAGGGCCATTAAGACATTCAAACAATATCCCTTCAGATGATGAAATAATGTCATCATCGCAATGCAGATACACTCTCCATATTTTAAGTAATATGGTGAATATAAAGCAAAAATGTTGAGTTGTGTCAAACCCCTATTGCTATGTATATTAGATGATCTACTGTTCTCTTGTGAGTCATACCCCAACGATTGAAATCACACCAACAATATAGACGATTTGAACTGCATCTACATTTAATACGGTTGGTACGTAATATTATGCTTTTAGCCCACTaatattataattgttttttcctCCACTTTGCAATTTATTTTGCTTGTTCTCATAAATATATGCACAAATTTCACTATAATTTCTTATTGTGGAAAATTTGCTGCACGTTTCACTCATTATTTTACCTCATTCTCGCATGTTCACCAACTGTTCGATAAAACTCCTAAACAAAATTTACTTATTGTTTTACCATTTAAGTGcatcattaatataatttctgCATTCCTTTACTTGTTAGTCACTTTAAACATCAATTTCTCTAAGCTTTGGATAACAATTCGTGTCAATATTGCTTTATGTTACATAGATCTCTTGGGACATGATACTCTTATACTCATCGTTTACTTGCATGATCGCCTCTCTAGCCGAATTTGTGAACAGTAATCATAAAGATATAATAGTAATTTTCATCTTCACCGTTATTTCTTCTACTGCTTACCATCCAAATTGAAGAGAATGTGTGGGAttcatactttttatttatttttcccctttcctcttttgctttcttttacACAAAAAAGGGAATGTTTTTCGACCAAATGTGTTTTCGTTCGTGTATTTTTCATTCCAAGACTTTTAAGCCGTTCCAAACTGAGGGGGATAGTTGGACTGGGAGATAAAAATCAGCCATAACATTTTAGGGGAAGGAGGGGAATCAATGTGTTCTTAATGTTAAAGACGATCCTGGTATAAGCAATTTTTGACATATGGATTCTTTGTACGTAGTTGTGTAACCTTTGCAGCAATTTTATTCACCATCAGATGAAATCTAATGGTTATAAAAGGTTAgaatataaaatgaatatttttgtagttgGTTATAAAAGGTGAATTCATTTGCTTGAGTGGCAGGATGATATAGGAGACGTTCCAAACTCTTTATAATGTGAAAGATGTTGCATGGCACAATAGAAATGGCTAGTAACTCTGTAGGAATGATGGCTCGTGTAGTCGTGTAGATTGTTTTGGAAAGTTATATCTATGTACAATGtactttctctttctttattttcactacatttttttctcatattttgttctttaatttttaattttatcacatatctatcacttttttctttattttttattttatctctccCAGTCCCCGATGTTTCCACCTCTGTCCATCCCATTATGGAGCATTATTATCAATGATGGATAACAGAACAGAGTCAAAGGCCAAAATTTAGTCATATAAAGACACCATTGCGGCCTATGGCGTCACCACATGCTTTCCTTCACAAATTACCTTTGACGATTTGCAAAAAATGCCATGCCATTTTGCTATAACGCCGCCATTTAACAACACTGATATGGAATAGTGTTGATCAACACTGGATTTTGGGCTTGACCCCATGAATTACTAATATCTGTAATCCAAAAGAAAAGCTACGCATAACATTGGTTCATTAAAAGGAAGGAATAcgccataagaaaaaaaaaaggcatgaaCGTATAATTACTGATTAAGAAAACTGAGTAttgtaataaaatatacatacatattatAAACTATTAGTAAAACTTTCATTTAAAGTGGGCAAATTCATCCATCCTAAAAGAATCCTACTAGAAATGGATTACTCAACAAGGCAGAAGATAAATACTCCTATATTCTAGAATATTCGAAGCCTTTTATAGGTATCGATCTTCAGTTCATTATCTATGTGCAGAGTCTCGTAACAGTTAGCATTTGTTTGTCGGCATAGACAGAATCAGGCTTTTATTTTTAGGTAGACCATACTACATTACTGGTAATTTTATGACATTTTGTTTCCGTGTGCTCCTGTGGAAAGTTCGTAGAACTGTTTTGCCAACCTAACTGAAAGctcttcctttttatatttggtTTAATAACTTTTTCATATATAGAATAtagtctatttttaaaaaattatcttatttttttagatattttaaaaaaattatatttcattttaatacatGTGATTAGTTCACATAATgtgacaaataaaatattatatcatcacGCTTAGTCACTGAAAGGTAAGCATAAACATTCACTTTATAACTCTTGCTAAGCTAGGTTACACTTTTGTCAGCTTGACCGGAATATTAGCCATTCTGGTGACTAAAGCTTCTTCATCTTTGTTCAGGATCAGTTGGTTGAAGACTGGGCAGATATTCTCGGTTGAAGCGATAAACTGAAGGGTGTCCCAGTGGTCAAACAGTATGCA harbors:
- the LOC100791118 gene encoding signaling peptide TAXIMIN 2 — protein: MGEEEGCECRPLGFLLGLPFALLALILSLVGAVIWALGSILSCLCPCCICCAGLANLAVSLVKLPIKVLRWFTRQIPC